ATTCTTTGCCCTCTAAACGAACTTTACCATTTTCTTTAGCCACTGACATTTTACCAGCTTCCACAAGATCATTATATGCCACCGTTTCAGCACGGATAAACCCTCTTTCGAAGTCACTGTGAATAATCCCTGCTGCTTGAGGGGCTGTCATGCCTTCTTTAAAGGTCCAGGCGCGTACTTCTTGCTCACCTGCAGTGAAGTAAGTTGCTAATCCCAGAAGATTATAGGCCGCTTTAATAAGCTGATCAAGTCCGGATTCAGCAATCCCTAAATCGTCTAAGAATTCTTCCTTTTCTTCTCCTTCAAGTTCAGCAATTTCAGATTCAATCTTGGCACAAACCACAATAACCTGAGCGTTTTCTTTTTCAGCAAACTCTCTTACAGCTTGTACATACTCATTCCCGCTAGGGTCTGCAATTTCATCTTCTCCAACATTTGCTACATATAAAACTGGCTTAGATGTTAACAAGTGAAGTCCTTTAACAATTTTCTGTTGGTCATCACTATAATCTAGAGCTCTTGCTGGCACTTCTTCTTCCAGACCTTCTTTAATCTTCTCAAGAACCGCCTGTTCTGCAAGTGCTTCTTTATCTTTTTGACGTGCCATTTTAGCCACACGATCTAGTCGCTTATTAACCGTCTCTAGATCTGCTAAGATTAGCTCAAGGTTAATCGTTTCAATATCTGCAATTGGGTCCACTCCTCCAGAAACGTGTGTAATATTATCATCCTGGAAACAGCGCACTACGTGACTGATTGCGTCTACCTGACGAATATGGGAAAGGAATTGGTTCCCTAATCCCTCACCTTTACTGGCTCCTTTTACAATCCCTGCAATATCTGTAAACTCAAATGCTGTAGGGACTGTTTTTTTAGGATTAACCAGTTCTGTTAGTTTCTCTAACCTTTCGTCTGGAACTTCAACAATCCCAACGTTTGGGTCAATCGTACAGAACGGGTAGTTCGCTGACTCTGCACCAGCTTGTGTAATTGCATTAAATAAAGTTGATTTACCAACGTTAGGCAAACCTACAATTCCTGTTGTTAATGACATTAACTTTCCACTCCTTAAGGATTACCGTCCATATGAACGTCTGCAGTAACCCAATTATATTGCTCGTCCATTTATATGACAAGTAAGCACATTAGAAAAACAAGGGGGAAGTTCACCCTTGTTTTTCTATTTTTAACTCGATATTTTTCATTTTTTAAACAGCTAATCTGTATGATTTCTATATTTTCTAGTATACAACATAACATATACAAAGTTTAACGTGAAACAGATCAGAATAGCTCATGATTCATTCTTTGCTTATTCTTCTTCGTGTTTTTCAAGCACTTTCTTCATTTTACTCTCAAAGCGACGCCGCGGGATTAAAACACTATGCCCGCATCCTTCACACTTAATACGGATATCTGCACCTAAACGAATGATTTTCCATCTGTTCTCACCACATGGGTGTGCCTTTTTCATTTGTACAATATCGTTTAAAGAGTATGATTGAACAGCCATTTAAATCCTCCTTACGATGTTGTCTCCATGATTTCATGTTCCTCTTGCCTGCTGTACATCACTAAACGTGGGAACGGAATTTCAATACCTTGTTCATCCAGTCTAGTTTTTAATTCTTTTCGAATGGCACGTGCGATCGCCCAATGTTCCATAGGTTCTGTTTCAGCTATTACCCTTAGCACAACATCAGATGAACCCAGGCTCTGCACTCCAAGAAGGTCTGGAGTTCCCTTCAGTTCCTGATAGCGTTGAGGCAATTCTTCCAATAGATTCTCAATGACTGTTTCAGCTCGCTTGATGTCACCTTCATACGCAATACTGACATCCACTACGGCAATACTGTTATGAACAGAGTAATTCGTCACCTCAACGATACTTCCGTTAGGAATGATGTGTAATTTACCAGTCCAATGCTTGATCTTTGTTGTCCTAAGGCCAATTTCTTCTACAAATCCTTCTGAACTAGACGTTTGAATATAATCGCCTACTGAAAATTGATCTTCAAAGATAATGAAAAATCCTGTAATGATATCTTTCACTAGGTTTTGGGCACCAAAGCCGATGGCCAATCCTGCAATTCCAGCCCCAGCTAATAGCGTTCTAACATCAATACTAATCGTATCCAGAATCATAATGGCCGCAGTAAAATAAACCATATACGTGAGCGTATTCTCCAGTAATTTCACAAGAGTTAGTTCACGCCTTTGAGTAATCTTAAATGGACCTTTACGTCTTCTTTTAAAGATGTTCTGAATGACTTGCTTCCCAAACTTAATAATGAAGTAAGATAGTATCAATATAACCAGTACATTGAGTACGCCCTTACCAAGCATGATCCACAATTCCGGGCCGGTAATATAGCTAATAGAACTCGTCCATTTATCTTGTAGCCAGTTCCACAATGTGCTTTGATCCCTCCCCCTTAAAAACCTTCATAATATACTATTGTATCAGCTTTTTAATCAATTTTGTATCGATTTAAAAAGGGGTACAACAAAATAGCAGAGAGCACATAAAGGTTTAACAAACCATACAATGGATATAAATATTTTATCAACGTTGAGAAACCAATACTGGTAAGAGGAAGCATAAGGAATAACGTGCATGCTGCCATAAACCAAAGCGGCCCTTTCAAACGATTTCTGAATCTCGTGATTAATCCTAGAACGCCTGATGCCGCTGTTGTAAAAATGGCAATCCATAATAGAAAGGATATAAATAGGAACATCTCATAAGGGTAATGTTTAAGGATAGCAAACAAGGGAATTTCATAAAGTAAAATATCGTCTGCAATTTGAATGAGACTACTATTGTATATAAAGGAAATTAAACCAAGAACCAAACCGCTCCCAACACTTGCAATCCAAATTTCTCCCTTATTACGCACCTCACTACCTACTGCACCTAACACTGCAATAAGAGGAAGAATATTGAGGGCAGTGAAAGGGAAAGCCGCTGGCCAGTTCCTTTGTTCACCAAGGTGAGAGAAGATTGATAGTTCTTGCTGAACAGTGAAGAGAATCAACACGTAAAGCAACCCCCCAATAAGCAAAGGCAGTATAAAACTATTCATGGATAAAATTCCTTTGATATCCCAGATAAATACAAGAATAAGAGGCACTACTATAGCGAAGATTCCTAACCAATAGGAGAAGTGAAAGGCCTGCCAAGTAGCACCACTTCCTGCCAACATAATAACAGTAGTGGTAAAAAGGTAAAGAATGATCATCCCATCATACAGAAACGTTAAATGGTCTCCCACAATCGTGCGAAGAACAGGAAGGTAATGCTTCGACTTTTTTTCGAAACTAATCCTTAAGATTACGTAACAGGAAATAGTAAATAATATGGTGAATATCAGAATAGCCAGTCCGCTTTCATGACCAAAGAATTGCCATAGCTCTCTTCCTGAAGCGTAACCTGCTCCAATCATGGTGCCAATGATCAAAAACATCCATTTAATACCAGATCGAATCATATTTTTCCTCCTACCTTCTTTCTTCGTCTATGTATAGAATTCGTGAAATCGCTGTATACTAATAACAATATGACTACGGAGGAAAAGCTATGAATCTAAAGCAAAGACTTTTTTCTCAGAAAACAGAACATCGCTACCATTATGAAGATGAGCAATTAATGATTGGTCTAACTCAAACTCTAAAAGAGTGGGTACCAGCTAATCGTGATATTGTTGTTGTTTGCATTGGTACAGATCGTTCTACAGGTGACTCACTCGGCCCTTTGATTGGCACTCTCCTTGAAGAAGGAAAGCTACAGCACATCCATGTGTACGGTACTCTAGATGAACCTGTTCATGCTGTTAACTTAAATGAGAAGCTTGAATTGATTCAAAAGCGTTACCATCATCCATACATTATCGGAATTGATGCATGCCTTGGTAAGTTATCCTCAGTAGGAAACGTAATACTAGGGCAAGGCCCCGTAAAACCAGGAGCCGCAGTAAAAAAACAACTCCCTGATGTAGGCGAAATCCACCTTACAGGTGTAGTGAACGTGAGTGGGTTCATGGAATATTTTGTTTTACAGAACACACGGTTAAATATTGTGATGCAAATGGCAAAGAGGATGGCGAAGGCAATTCAAAGTTTCGATCAGCAAATAGAACGAACACAGGTAACTAAGCACCTTCAATCTGATGCGCTTACTCCAAAAAGAAAGCGCTGGTTACCTATAAAGGAATAATACTTCATGCTAGATTAAGTCTGAATACAAAGAAGGAGCCGAAACTTTACTCGTTTCGGCTCCTTCTTTGTCACTGAAGTACTTTCATATCCCTATTTGTAACCAACCATACAGAATGAACCCTATAAACAACAGGCTTGGTAATAAGTTAGCAACGCGTATTTTGGTTATATGTAAAATGTTAAGTCCAATGGCTACAATGAGAATTCCACCGGTGGCTGTCATTTCTACAATAAATAGATCCATGAAAGATTGGGGAATCCACTTATGAATTTGGGTAGCGAGTAACGTAATTCCTCCTTCATATAATAAAACCGGAATAACCGATAGCATAACGCCCCATCCTAAAGTTGTCGTTAGAACTAAAGCAACAAAGGCATCAATAATAGCTTTAGTCACTAAGACATCATGGTCACCTCGAATCCCACTATCAAGAGCACCCACAACAGCCATTGCACCAATCACAAATATTAAAGAAGCTGTTATAAATCCCTCTGAAACTGTGGAGTGTCCACCTTTACTAAATTTAGATTCTAGTACAGAACCAAGTTTCTCAAAACGCTCCTCTAGCTGTAGCCATTCCCCTGCAAAAGCTCCAAACAATAAACTAAGAAGCATAACAATAATTTGATCCGTCTCAATAGCCATTCGTAGACCAATTAAGGTGACAGCTAACCCAATCCCATTCATCGTTGTTTCTTTTGTTTTTTCTGGAATTCTATTAAAAAAGAGACCTACTAAGCTTCCAATAGCGATCCCTACCCCATTTACGAGCGTACCAAATAAAATCATATTTCGTTCCCCCAGCTTACTATGTTTCATGTGAAACATGTCGAATGAAATTAGACGAAGAAAAAACCTGATGCTTGGGTCACAAACATCAGGGCCGCTTCTTTAATCTTCAAAGTAGTGTAAAATACGGTCAAGATCATCTTCTGAGAAAAACTCGATTTCTATTTTTCCTTTTCGTTTTCCTTTTTGAATCGTAACCCCTGTTCCTAAGCGTTCTTGTAGAAGGGATTCCCTCTCCTGAATGAAGACATCTTTTTTTACTTTTTTCTTTTTCTTCTTTTGCATGTTCTTCTCATTTAACTGGATGATATACTGTTCAACTTGCCGTACATTTAATCCTTCTTTTCGGATCTTTTCAACGAGGGGAAGAAGCTGATTTTTATCCTTTAATCCCAGCAATGCCCTTCCTTGCCCCATTGAGAGTTCTCCGTTATTTATAAGCTCTCCTACAGGTTCAGGTAATGATAATAGGCGAACTAAGTTTGCAATATGTGGACGACTTTTTCCAAGACGCTTTGCTAACTGTTCCTGTGTTAAGTCGAGCTCTTGCATTAAGTTAGAATAGGCTTGCGCTTCCTCAATAGGAGTGAGGTCTTCACGCTGAAGATTCTCAAGCAACGCTAGTTCCATCATATGTTGTTCAGATAGGTCACGTATGACAACGGGAACAGTTGTTAGTCCTGCCTCTTTAGCAGCCCTAAATCTTCTTTCACCTACTACAATGTCATACCCTTTTATACTTTTACGTACAATGATAGGTTGAAGAATGCCATATTGGAGAATAGATTCCTTTAATTCTTCAATAGCTTTTGGATCAAAGACTTTTCGAGGTTGATAAGGATTCGGGCGACATTCCCTTACAGAAATCTCTTGAACCTTTTCCTCTTCTGTTGCTTCCATGTCAGGAAAGAAAGAACCTAAGCCTTTACCCAACCCTCTGGCCATTCGTCATCACTTCCTTTGCTAATTCTAAGTAAACTTCAGCGCCACGTGACTTTGGATCATAAAGAATGATGGGTTTTCCGTGACTTGGAGCTTCACCTAAACGAACGTTACGAGGTATAACCGATCCATAGACCTTATCTTGGAAGTATTTCTTTACTTCCTCAATTACTTGTATTCCTAAATTGGTACGAGCATCTAGCATTGTAAGTAATACGCCTTCAATCATAAGCTGTTTGTTCAAATGTTTCTGCACGAGGCGTACCGTGTTTAACAACTGACTTAACCCCTCTAACGCATAATACTCACATTGCACCGGTATTAAGACAGCATCGGAAGCCGTTAATGCATTAATTGTAAGCAAACCTAAGGACGGGGGACAGTCAATAATGACATAATCATATTCATCCTTAACCGAATCAATTGCTTTCTTTAAGCGAACTTCCCGTGAAATCGTTGGAACAAGCTCAATTTCTGCACCTGCTAACTGGATCGTTGCAGGAATTGCATCTAAATTCTCCACCATCGTAGGAACCTTCACATATTTTGCTTCTAAGTCCTCGACCAACACATTGTATACACACTGATCCATATCAGCTTTCTCAATACCAACTCCACTTGTCGCATTTCCCTGTGGATCAATATCGACAAGCAATACCTTGTGATTTAAATAGGCCAAACAAGCACTTAGATTTACAGCAGTCGTGGTCTTTCCTACCCCACCTTTTTGATTGGCAACGGCGATTACTTTACCCATGATGTCACCTACCTCTAATCTGTCAAATCTTCCAATTTTTATTTTATCATTTTTTGAATGCACAAGAAGCAATAATTCAGATAAATCGTGAAAAATAAAAGCCTTCTCTTTGAAAAGCTCTTTATTTCTTAACATGTTTCATGTGAAAAAAATACCCACCTTATGCAGGACACAAAAGATGGGGAGTTAGAGCATCATGATTGTTTTTTAGGAATTTTAATTGTGATCTGGTAATAGTCATCATAGTCTTCTTCATCCGTTTCAAGGTCAATACCTGTATCAGATACCATCGTTAGCGATTGCTTGATCGTGTTCATCGCAATACGCATATCTTTACTGATTCCTTTTAATCGTGGCTTACGCTTTTGGGGTTTACTTTCCCCTTCACGCAATTTCGCTATTTTCTCTTCTGTTTGCTTTACATTAAGAGACTTTTCTATGATCTCTTGCAGTAACTGTTCTTGCTTCTCCGGATCTTTAAGCGCGATTAATGCCCGGGCATGTCGTTCGGTTATTTTCTTATCCAGAATAGCCTGTTGCACCACATCGGGCAGCTTTAATAATCGCAGTTTATTGGCAACGGTTGATTGGCTTTTCCCTAGTCGTTGCGCTAAAGCTTCCTGTGTAAGGTTATGAATTTCTAATAGTTTCGCATACGCCATTGCTTCTTCAATAACCGTTAGTTCTTCACGTTGTAAGTTCTCAATTAGAGCAACGGATGCCGTTTGGGCTTCATCCATTTCTCGAATAATAGCCGAAACATTTTCCCATCCTAAATGTTGTACAGCTCGCCAACGACGCTCTCCTGCAATTAATTCATAACCAGCATCTTCATCTTCCATTTTGCGAACCACAATAGGCTGAATCATCCCGTGTGTCTGAATGGTCTGAGCCAATTCTTCAATCTTCTCATGGTTAAAAATTGTACGAGGCTGATAGCGATTCGGCTGAATATTCTTCACCGGTAATTGAATGACTTCATCAGGATGATAGTCTTGTCGCTCTTGTTCTTTCTCTTCCGCTTCGGACTTATCCCCTATTCCAAATAAGCGGCTGAATGGGTGTTTCATCCTTTGACACCACCTTTTCTACTTTCACCCTTTTTAGGGTACCCTTCGTGTTATCATCTAAGGAATGTTTCACGTGAAACAGTAAAAGAAACCATTATAGAAAACATCTCTTCACATGAGAGATGCGAGGATCCAAGTATGCTTTTCTTTTATTACTTAAAGAAAAGTTGAAAGTGCAAAAAAGCGCTGCAGCGGAGAGCTGCCGCGCATATAACGTCCACTTTGCGATTGTATAGAAGCAGTCTTCTTCTATTATCGTTTAATTCTACCTATATTTTAGCATACAATCTATAAAATGAGCAGGGAGAGCTAGAAAATCTTTTCAAATATTCTTGGCTAAACGACAATTCTACAACACTTCTTTCATTCAATATGTATATATTCTCCATGTGTAGACACAATTCCTTCTCCCTCATTCACCCTCCTACACAATTCGATGATCACATCTGTTTTCGTAGGTCGTTTCCGCTGAATCATTTTGTTTCTCTTCCATTACTACTTAAAAGCCCTATATTTCCTACCAGTTATCAACAGAATATTCGTTTTCGTTAACTTCTGATAGACTAACAGAATTGTGCTTCCCTCACAAACTTGGGTCTAAATGTATTGTCTCGTTTAAGCTATTTCAAGGATAATTGGTGTTTGTAAACGGACCGTAGTGAACCCTTTCTAATAGCCTGTTTCCGCCCCCCTTACCTCAAGTCAAAAGTAAGGGAAACACACTCTAAAGCATGACTTGTTCAACTATCCTACAAAAAAAGCATGCGGGCTCCGTTAAGGAGAACCACATGCTTTTGCTAAAGCTATTATTGTGTTAGCGGACTCTTATTCGGAAGCCCTGCCTTACGAGGATATTTCTTAGGTGTTTTGCGTCGTTTATGATAGATTCCAATATTCCGTTCACTATCCTCTTCAGGTAACTGAAATGTATAATGCTTCTCTAGTTCAGCTCCAAGGAGATTTGTCGCAAAGGCAGCATCCTCAAGCTCTTCTTTAAAAGAGGCACCTTTCATCGCTACAAATTTGCCACCCACTTTCGTAAGGGGAAGGCATAATTCGCTTAAGACAGATAGTCTTGCTACAGCTCTCGCTGTTACCATATCATACTGCTCTCGGAACTGTTGATTCTTACCGAAGTTTTCAGCCCGATCATGATAGAATGCTACATCGTCCAGTTCTAATGTAGTAGCTAGATGATTGAGAAAGGTAATTCGCTTTTTTAACGAGTCAACGATTGTCACTTTTAGCTGTGGAAACACGATTTTTAATGGAAGGCTAGGGAATCCTGCCCCAGCCCCTACATCACAAATCGATAATGGTTCGTTAAAGTCTAAATAAAAGGCTGCCGTCAATGAATCATAGAAGTGTTTTAAATAAACACCCTCTTCATCTGTAATAGCCGTTAAATTCATTTTTTCATTCCACTCTACTAAGGCTTCAAAGTAATCATGGAATTGCTTCTCTTGTTTCTCACTCAGCTCAATTCCTTGATCTTGTAAAGCTTGAAGAAAGGTTTGTTTGTTCATGACACCGGTCCTTTCTGCTTAGGCTTCATCTCCAGATACCTTAGCAATTTTTCCTTGTTCTATATAAACAAGCAAGATCGAAACATCCGCTGGGTTCACACCAGAGACACGAGAAGCCTGCCCCACAGATAATGGACGAACCTCTTTCAGACGATCCCTCGCTTCAGATGCAATTCCATGAATATCATCATAATCAATATCTTCAGGAATTTTTTTGTTTTCCATTTTTCTCATTCGTTCAATTTGTTGTTCCGACTTTTGAATATAGCCTGCATATTTGGTGTGGATCTCTACTTGCTCTTCCACTTCATTAGGAAGGTCCTTTTGCTCCTCTAGAAGCCCTGCAACCATTTCATATTTCATTTCTGGTCGTTTCAGAAGATCATAAGCATTTACAGCATCTTTAAGCGGCGAGCCTCCAGCCTGTTCAATAACTTCCTGAGCTTTTTCTGTTGCTTTAATCGTAATTCCTTTCAAACGTTCAATCTCTTCTGAAATCATACGTTTTTTGTCCTGGAAACGAGCATAGCGATCCTCTGAAATTAAACCAATATCATGGCCAATATCCGTAAGGCGTAAATCCGCATTGTCGTGGCGTAGAATTAAGCGATATTCAGCACGGGAAGTTAGAAGACGATACGGTTCGTCTGTTCCTTTTGTGACCAAGTCATCAATGAGCACTCCAATATAGGCTTGAGAACGATCTAAAATAACCGGGTCTTTACCTAGTACTTTAGAGGCAGCATTAATTCCAGCCATGAGCCCCTGTGCCGCCGCTTCTTCATAACCAGAAGTTCCGTTAATTTGACCAGCGGTGAAAAGTCCTTCAATCGCTTTTAACTCAAGAGTTGGCCAAAGCTGTGTAGGCACCACAGAATCGTATTCAATTGCATAGCCGGCACGCATAATTTCTGCTTTCTCAAGGCCTGGAACTGTCTCGATCATCTGCTTTTGCACATGTTCAGGTAGGGAAGTTGATAGCCCCTGTACATAGACTTCTTCTGTATTTCTTCCTTCAGGTTCTAAGAAGACCTGGTGACGAGGTTTATCATGGAAACGCACAATTTTATCCTCTACTGAAGGACAATATCGAGGTCCTGTACCTTTTACCATACCAGAGTACATCGCAGAAGAACTTAAATTATCATCAATAATCTTATGAGTGAACTCATTGGTATACGTTAACCAGCAAGGGATTTGATCTGTGATATACTCCGTCGTTTCATACGAAAACGCACGAGGAACTTCGTCTCCTGGCTGAATTTCTGTTTTTGAGTAATCAATAGAATGACTGTTTACACGCATTGGCGTCCCAGTCTTAAAACGAACCATATTAATGCCAAGCTCTTCAAGGTGAACCGACAGATCGGTAGAAGCACGTTGGTTGTTAGGTCCGCTTTCATAAGCTAGATCTCCAATAAGAACTTTTCCGCGCATAAATGTTCCGGTAGTAACAATAACAGAGTCTGCCGTATAGGCTGCTTTCGTCTCTGTTACAACGCCCTTACATACCCCGTCTTCTACCATTAGTTCCTTAACCATCCCTTGGCGAATCGTTAAGTTTGGTTCATTTTCGATTACCTTTTTCATTTCTTGAATATATAAATGCTTATCTGCCTGTGCACGAAGGGCGCGAACAGCAGGCCCTTTTCTTGTGTTCAACAGACGCATTTGAATATACGTTTTATCAATAACTTTGGCCATTTCGCCACCTAAAGCATCAATTTCACGAACAACGACACCCTTTGCCGGGCCTCCAACAGATGGGTTGCACGGCATGAAGGCGATCATATCCAAATTCAAAGTCAACATTAGCGTTTTTGCACCACGACGAGCGGCCGCTAAACCAGCTTCTACACCTGCATGACCAGCACCAATAACAATAACGTCATAATGTCCTGCTTCAAAAGTATTCATGACTCTCTCTCCTTAACTCACTTTATTTTCCTAAACAAAACTGAGAGAATAACTGATCAATTAAGCTTTCTTGAACCGTATCGCCCACGATTTCACCAAGAAGCTCCCATGTTCTCGTTACATCTATTTGTACCATATCAATCGGCATACCAGCTTCCATGCCTTGCATTGCTTCTTCTAACGTATCTTTTGCCTGATTCAGCAACTGAACGTGACGAACATTTGAAAGATAGGTCATATCACCCGTATCAATATCTCCTTCAAAGAAAATCTCAGATATGGCGGTTTCTAATTGATCAATCCCTTGCTCTTCAATTAACGACGTCGTGACAATAGGATGGTTCCCTGCAACTTCTCGCAGTTCTCCCATATCAATTTGTTGCGGTAAGTCTGTCTTATTTACGATGACAATAACGTCCATCCCTTTAACCGCTTCAAATAACTTTTTATCCTCTTCTGTAATGGTATCTCCATTATTTAAGACAAGGAGGATTAAGTCGGCCTCTTGCAATACTTGCCTGGATCGTTCGACACCAATTTTCTCGACAAGGTCTTCTGTTTCCCGGATGCCCGCTGTATCAATTAGACGAAGGGGGACTCCTCGGACGTTGACATACTCCTCAATCACGTCACGAGTCGTTCCTGGCACCTCAGTAACAATCGCTTTATTTTCATGAACAAGAGCGTTCATTAAAGACGATTTCCCTACGTTTGGACGCCCGACTATAGCCGTACCAAGACCTTCACGAAGTATTTTCCCTTGTTTGGCCGTTCTTAACAGTCGCTCGATCTCTTGATGAACGCTTTTCGTATTGTGAATCATCATCTCATTGGTCATCTCTTCAACATCATCGTATTCAGGATAATCAATATTCACTTCTACTTGAGCCAGAACTTCAAGTAATTCCTGCCTTAAATTCTGGATCAAACGGGACAAACGCCCATCCATTTGTTTTAACGCAACATTCATCGCTCGATCCGTTTTGGCACGAATTAAATCCATTACAGCCTCTGCTTGGGATAAATCAATACGTCCATTTAAGAACGCACGCTTCGTGAATTCACCTGGTTCCGCTAAA
The nucleotide sequence above comes from Pontibacillus chungwhensis. Encoded proteins:
- the mnmG gene encoding tRNA uridine-5-carboxymethylaminomethyl(34) synthesis enzyme MnmG, whose translation is MNTFEAGHYDVIVIGAGHAGVEAGLAAARRGAKTLMLTLNLDMIAFMPCNPSVGGPAKGVVVREIDALGGEMAKVIDKTYIQMRLLNTRKGPAVRALRAQADKHLYIQEMKKVIENEPNLTIRQGMVKELMVEDGVCKGVVTETKAAYTADSVIVTTGTFMRGKVLIGDLAYESGPNNQRASTDLSVHLEELGINMVRFKTGTPMRVNSHSIDYSKTEIQPGDEVPRAFSYETTEYITDQIPCWLTYTNEFTHKIIDDNLSSSAMYSGMVKGTGPRYCPSVEDKIVRFHDKPRHQVFLEPEGRNTEEVYVQGLSTSLPEHVQKQMIETVPGLEKAEIMRAGYAIEYDSVVPTQLWPTLELKAIEGLFTAGQINGTSGYEEAAAQGLMAGINAASKVLGKDPVILDRSQAYIGVLIDDLVTKGTDEPYRLLTSRAEYRLILRHDNADLRLTDIGHDIGLISEDRYARFQDKKRMISEEIERLKGITIKATEKAQEVIEQAGGSPLKDAVNAYDLLKRPEMKYEMVAGLLEEQKDLPNEVEEQVEIHTKYAGYIQKSEQQIERMRKMENKKIPEDIDYDDIHGIASEARDRLKEVRPLSVGQASRVSGVNPADVSILLVYIEQGKIAKVSGDEA
- the mnmE gene encoding tRNA uridine-5-carboxymethylaminomethyl(34) synthesis GTPase MnmE: METDTISAISTPVGEGAIAIVRLSGPEAVSLANGIFQGKDLNEVNTHTIHYGKLVDPKTNELVEEVMVSVMRAPKTFTREDIVEINCHGGLVSVNRVLELTLAQGSRLAEPGEFTKRAFLNGRIDLSQAEAVMDLIRAKTDRAMNVALKQMDGRLSRLIQNLRQELLEVLAQVEVNIDYPEYDDVEEMTNEMMIHNTKSVHQEIERLLRTAKQGKILREGLGTAIVGRPNVGKSSLMNALVHENKAIVTEVPGTTRDVIEEYVNVRGVPLRLIDTAGIRETEDLVEKIGVERSRQVLQEADLILLVLNNGDTITEEDKKLFEAVKGMDVIVIVNKTDLPQQIDMGELREVAGNHPIVTTSLIEEQGIDQLETAISEIFFEGDIDTGDMTYLSNVRHVQLLNQAKDTLEEAMQGMEAGMPIDMVQIDVTRTWELLGEIVGDTVQESLIDQLFSQFCLGK